From Streptomyces sp. NBC_00370, a single genomic window includes:
- a CDS encoding phthiocerol/phthiodiolone dimycocerosyl transferase family protein — translation MTGQRPISPFESVYFLDLGAAGLPLYDMPAYVESLVRGTVDPALVSRALELLTIRHPSLRSTVVAGDDGLLLRVREHVRPPLTVLDGIDAPFAELINSRPDWTESMLHAWLLTEGEHSQVVLGIHHGVADGRSAFGLLDEFWQYYTALASGARPEPERRDELPEAVDTLLSGAFPDSELDVLVDALARGAGDAGRPATLATEGIGGADRPAPEHRFVVDRLEFGKETTDAVLAAARARGVTLNSLVTGLVLTAVRAQLAPEHGPLPMVCGHGVDLRTRLTPELPLSTLLNCITGLQTPVSVAHDDDPDTVGRDVARQFAAALARRDPERFLLAALRAGARGVPVPVPVVSYGISNVGRVPAHPVPDGTRLIRFGGTANAPGMPPKIGAATFGGRLLLQNEYDSWTYSTEQMARLREALRASVADLAR, via the coding sequence ATGACCGGTCAGCGCCCCATATCCCCTTTCGAGAGCGTCTACTTCCTCGACCTGGGAGCCGCGGGGCTCCCGCTGTACGACATGCCGGCCTACGTCGAGTCCCTGGTGCGCGGCACCGTGGACCCCGCCCTGGTCTCCCGGGCCCTGGAACTGCTGACGATCCGTCACCCGTCCCTGCGGTCAACGGTGGTGGCAGGGGACGACGGGCTCCTGCTGCGCGTACGTGAGCACGTCCGGCCGCCGCTGACTGTGCTGGACGGCATCGACGCACCCTTCGCCGAGCTGATCAACTCCCGTCCTGACTGGACCGAGAGCATGCTGCACGCCTGGCTGCTCACCGAGGGCGAGCACAGCCAGGTCGTCCTGGGGATCCACCACGGCGTGGCCGACGGCCGGTCCGCCTTCGGGCTGCTGGACGAGTTCTGGCAGTACTACACCGCCCTGGCGTCCGGCGCCCGCCCCGAACCCGAGCGGCGCGACGAACTGCCCGAGGCCGTCGACACCCTGCTGTCCGGCGCCTTCCCGGACAGCGAACTCGACGTGCTCGTCGACGCGTTGGCGCGGGGCGCCGGCGATGCCGGAAGACCGGCGACCCTGGCGACCGAAGGCATCGGCGGCGCGGACCGTCCCGCGCCCGAACACCGCTTCGTCGTCGACCGGTTGGAGTTCGGCAAGGAGACCACCGACGCGGTGCTGGCGGCGGCCCGCGCGCGTGGCGTCACCCTCAACAGTCTCGTGACGGGCCTGGTGCTCACCGCCGTACGCGCCCAACTCGCCCCGGAGCACGGGCCGCTGCCGATGGTGTGCGGCCACGGCGTCGATCTGCGCACCCGGCTGACCCCGGAACTGCCGCTGTCCACCCTGCTCAACTGCATCACCGGACTGCAGACACCGGTGAGCGTCGCGCACGACGACGACCCCGACACGGTCGGCCGGGACGTGGCGCGGCAGTTCGCCGCAGCGCTCGCCCGGCGCGATCCGGAGCGCTTCCTGCTCGCCGCCCTGCGGGCCGGCGCCCGTGGTGTGCCGGTCCCGGTCCCGGTCGTCAGCTACGGCATCTCCAACGTCGGACGCGTCCCGGCCCACCCGGTCCCCGACGGAACGCGACTGATCCGCTTCGGCGGTACGGCGAACGCGCCCGGGATGCCGCCGAAGATCGGGGCGGCCACCTTCGGCGGCCGGCTGCTGCTGCAGAACGAGTACGACAGCTGGACGTACAGCACGGAGCAGATGGCGCGCCTGCGCGAGGCACTGCGGGCGTCGGTGGCCGATCTGGCGCGCTGA